In Pseudomonas flavescens, the sequence ATCGAGGCCGAAGAGGTGGGCAAGCCGATCATCTATGCCAGGGGAGAGGTGTCGTGGGCTGCCGAGCTGACCCGGTTTGCCGCTTCCCTCGCGTGGCAGATCAAGGGCGAGGCCTATACCCATCTCGGCGACGACAGGCTGGGCCTTGTCACCCGCGAGGCGCGGGGCGTGGTCGGCCTGATCGTGCCGTGGAACTTCCCCCTGGTGTGCCTGTTCCAGAAGCTGCCCTACGCACTGGCTGCCGGTTGCCCGGTGGTGATCAAGCCCTCCGAGCTGACCTCCGGTAGTGCACTGGAGGTCGCCCGGCTGGCGGCCGAAGCCGGTTTTCCGGCCGGGCTGATCAATATCGTCACCGGTCGTGGCGAGGTGGTGGGCGAGCGCCTGACGCGCCACCCCGATGTGTCGATGATCTCCTTTACCGGTTCGACCCGGGTTGGCAAGCAGATCGCTGCCAGCGCCGCTGGCGACCTTACCCGAGTAGCGCTGGAGCTGGGTGGCAAGGCCGCCAACGTGGTGTTCGCCGATGCCGATCTTGAGGCCGCGCTGGACGGTGTGCTGTTCGGGGTAATCCTCAATCAGGGCGAGGAGTGCGTGGCGGGAACGCGGCTGCTGATCGAAGAGTCGGTGGCCGACGAGTTCGTCGCCAGGCTGGTGGAGCGTGCCTCGCGGGTCGTGGTGGGGCTGCCTCTGGACGACCAGACCCAGATCGGTGCGCTGATTCACGAGCAGCATCTGCACAGCGTATTGGGTTATATCGAGGTGGGCAGGCAGGAGGGCGCGCGGCTGCTGTGTGGCGGTGAGCGCCTGACTCAGGGCAGCCTGGGCAAAGGCTACTTCGTGGGGCCGACGATCTTTACCGAGGTGCGACCGGAGCACCGTATCTTCCGCGAAGAGATCTTCGGCCCGGTATTGACGGTCACCCGTTTCAAGACGGTCGACGAAGCCATCGAACTGGCCAACGATACGCTCTATGGCCTGGGTAATGGCCTCTGGACCAAGGATCTGGACAAGGCGCTCGCGGTATCGCAGAAACTGCAAAGCGGCACCGTATACGTGAATACCTACCTGGAGAGCGCACCGCAGCTGCCATTCGGTGGCTTCAAGCAGAGTGGCTACGGGCGTGAGAACGGTGTCGACGGCTTGCACGAGTTCCTCGAGGTGAAGGCGACCTTCATCAAGACC encodes:
- a CDS encoding aldehyde dehydrogenase family protein, whose translation is MSTRTYDHWIDGREYAPSGRQHIERHSPAHGGLLARFAEGSAQDVDIAVERAKALHVSRAWSSLPGSERAKLLSRLADLIERDAERLAEIEAEEVGKPIIYARGEVSWAAELTRFAASLAWQIKGEAYTHLGDDRLGLVTREARGVVGLIVPWNFPLVCLFQKLPYALAAGCPVVIKPSELTSGSALEVARLAAEAGFPAGLINIVTGRGEVVGERLTRHPDVSMISFTGSTRVGKQIAASAAGDLTRVALELGGKAANVVFADADLEAALDGVLFGVILNQGEECVAGTRLLIEESVADEFVARLVERASRVVVGLPLDDQTQIGALIHEQHLHSVLGYIEVGRQEGARLLCGGERLTQGSLGKGYFVGPTIFTEVRPEHRIFREEIFGPVLTVTRFKTVDEAIELANDTLYGLGNGLWTKDLDKALAVSQKLQSGTVYVNTYLESAPQLPFGGFKQSGYGRENGVDGLHEFLEVKATFIKTGPRTPVLPNTLG